A DNA window from Mastomys coucha isolate ucsf_1 unplaced genomic scaffold, UCSF_Mcou_1 pScaffold21, whole genome shotgun sequence contains the following coding sequences:
- the LOC116101099 gene encoding olfactory receptor 10Q1-like yields the protein MVDGKSFLNKSSPPEFVFRVLTNVPEFQAILFTLFFLLYLMILCGNTTIIWVVCKHSSLHTPMYFFLGNLSFVEICYITDVVPLMLSNTFGAQKPISLASCGTQMFFFSVFGCTDCFLLTVMAYDRYVAICNPLHYNLIMTQKRCVQMVIGSLSLALLLSLELTSFTFTLPFCRHRLEINHFLCDVAPIMRLACADIHVNQAVLYVVSILVLTVPFLLIFISYVFIASTILRMHSTEGRQRAFSTCSSHLTVVLLQYGCCSLVYLRPRSSTSEDEDRQIALVYIFGTPLLNPLIYTLRNKDIKDALKNSFSHVPASDTS from the coding sequence ATGGTGGATGGAAAGTCTTTCTTGAACAAATCCAGCCCACCCGAGTTTGTGTTCCGTGTCTTAACCAATGTTCCCGAGTTTCAGGCAATCCTCTtcaccctcttcttcctcctgtatTTGATGATCCTCTGTGGCAACACCACCATTATCTGGGTGGTGTGTAAGCACAGCTCCCTGCACACTCCCATGTATTTTTTCCTGGGCAATCTGTCTTTTGTGGAAATCTGCTATATCACAGATGTGGTGCCCTTGATGCTCTCCAACACCTTTGGAGCCCAGAAGCCTATATCACTGGCTAGTTGTGGGACACAgatgttctttttctctgtctttggctGCACTGATTGTTTTCTCTTGACAGTCATGGCTTATGACAGATATGTGGCCATCTGCAACCCACTACACTACAACCTCATCATGACCCAGAAACGGTGTGTCCAGATGGTAATAGGCTCTTTGAGCTTGGCACTTCTTCTCTCTTTGGAGCTTACTTCCTTTACCTTCACGTTGCCATTCTGTAGACACCGCCTGGAAATCAACCACTTCCTCTGTGATGTGGCTCCTATCATGCGCCTAGCCTGTGCTGACATCCATGtgaaccaggcagtcctctatgTAGTTAGTATCCTAGTTCTGACAGTCCCATTCCTGCTAATTTTCATCTCCTATGTGTTCATTGCTTCTACCATTCTGCGCATGCATTCTACAGAGGGTCGCCAGAGGGCATTCTCCACCTGTTCCTCCCACCTCACTGTGGTTTTGTTACAATATGGCTGCTGTAGCCTTGTGTACCTGAGGCCCCGCTCTAGCACCTCAGAGGATGAGGACCGCCAAATTGCCTTGGTTTATATATTTGGTACTCCATTACTCAATCCTCTGATTTACACCCTTAGGAATAAAGATATCAAAGATGCTCTGAAGAACTCTTTCTCCCATGTCCCAGCTTCTGACACTAGTTGA